In Chitinivibrionales bacterium, a single window of DNA contains:
- the ppdK gene encoding pyruvate, phosphate dikinase, whose product MAKYVYFFGGGKADGNESMKNLLGGKGANLAEMAGHPALKLPVPPGFTITTEVCTYYYDNKKTFPKELKDQVNKAMAQVEKIMGKKFGDPSDPLLMSVRSGARRSMPGMMDTVLNIGLNDTTIQGIIAKTNNPRFAYDAYRRLVMMYADVVMEKAAGIELPGGKGIRKLMDERLGEVKKQKGYKSDTDLTADDLKALVAEFKQMVKTQLGQSFPETPQEQLWGGIGAVFMSWNGKRAVDYRRIEKIPDDWGTAVNVQSMVFGNMGEDSATGVAFTRNPGNGDNHFYGEYLINAQGEDVVAGIRTPAPINANSANDQSRHLATLEKAFPECYQQLFGFQKALEQHYKDMQDIEFTIEKGKLYMLQCRVGKRNGVSAVKMAVDMYKEKLIDANTAIMRVGPNQLVELLLPMIDPKAEAVVSPIAKGLPAGPGGAKGRAVFTSKDAVAWAEKGEKVILVREETSPEDVDGMHKAQAILTAKGGMTSHAALVARGWGKCCIVGCADIEIGGDNKHFTTKKGHTVREGEWITLNGTKGLVYEGGLALIDVDLAANATYKDFMALVDKARVLNVHTNADTPKDAKKAVEFGAEGIGLFRTEHMFYGEGSDKPLFLLRKMIMSKTLDERKAALAELFPYVKNDIKATMEAMGGRPVTIRLLDPPLHEFVPHAADKLAALGRELHVDETELHKRAEGLRENNPMLGHRGVRLGITYPEITEMQVRAILEAAGELIKEGKKAYPEIMIPVTCTVAEINDQKVIVDRVYPEACVKVGLKDIPFMYGTMIEIPRAALTANKMASTAEFFSFGTNDLTQMGFGFSRDDIGSFLPDYLNKKTLLADPFQTIDQEGIGELIKIGIERGRSVRPKLKVGICGEHGGDADSVKFCHRVGMNYVSCSPFRVPIARLAAAQAAVEDAQKLKKPAAKKAAKAKKPVAKRKK is encoded by the coding sequence ATGGCTAAGTATGTGTACTTCTTCGGCGGCGGCAAAGCCGACGGCAACGAGTCGATGAAAAACCTTCTGGGCGGCAAAGGCGCGAACCTTGCCGAAATGGCCGGACATCCGGCGCTCAAACTTCCCGTGCCCCCCGGATTCACGATCACCACCGAAGTGTGCACCTACTATTATGACAACAAGAAAACCTTTCCCAAGGAACTCAAGGACCAGGTGAACAAGGCCATGGCCCAAGTCGAGAAGATCATGGGCAAAAAGTTCGGCGATCCTTCCGACCCTCTGCTCATGTCGGTTCGTTCGGGAGCGCGCCGCTCCATGCCCGGTATGATGGACACGGTGCTCAACATCGGGCTTAACGACACCACCATCCAGGGGATCATCGCCAAAACCAACAATCCGCGCTTTGCCTACGACGCATACCGCAGGCTCGTGATGATGTACGCCGACGTGGTCATGGAAAAAGCCGCCGGCATCGAACTTCCGGGCGGAAAAGGAATCCGCAAGCTGATGGACGAGAGGCTCGGGGAAGTGAAAAAGCAGAAGGGCTACAAGAGCGACACCGACCTCACGGCCGATGACCTCAAGGCGCTCGTTGCCGAGTTCAAGCAAATGGTGAAGACTCAGCTCGGCCAGTCGTTCCCGGAAACACCGCAGGAACAATTGTGGGGCGGCATCGGCGCGGTGTTCATGAGCTGGAACGGCAAGCGCGCGGTCGACTACCGCCGCATCGAAAAAATTCCGGACGACTGGGGCACTGCGGTCAACGTGCAGAGCATGGTGTTCGGCAACATGGGCGAGGATTCGGCAACGGGCGTGGCGTTCACGCGCAACCCGGGCAACGGCGACAACCACTTCTACGGCGAATACCTCATCAACGCGCAGGGCGAAGACGTGGTGGCGGGCATCCGCACCCCGGCGCCCATCAACGCGAACTCGGCCAACGACCAGAGCCGCCACCTGGCCACGCTCGAAAAGGCGTTTCCGGAATGCTACCAGCAGCTGTTCGGCTTTCAGAAGGCGCTCGAGCAGCATTACAAGGACATGCAGGACATCGAGTTTACAATCGAGAAGGGCAAGCTGTACATGCTGCAGTGCCGTGTGGGCAAGCGTAACGGCGTATCCGCGGTGAAAATGGCCGTTGACATGTACAAAGAAAAGCTCATCGACGCCAACACCGCGATCATGCGCGTGGGGCCCAACCAGCTGGTCGAGCTCCTGCTGCCCATGATCGACCCCAAGGCCGAGGCCGTGGTCTCGCCCATCGCAAAGGGCCTTCCGGCGGGCCCGGGCGGCGCAAAGGGACGCGCCGTGTTCACCTCCAAGGACGCGGTTGCGTGGGCCGAGAAGGGCGAAAAGGTGATCCTCGTGCGCGAGGAGACGTCGCCCGAAGACGTTGACGGAATGCACAAGGCCCAGGCCATCCTCACGGCCAAAGGCGGCATGACCTCGCACGCGGCGCTCGTGGCGCGCGGCTGGGGCAAGTGCTGCATCGTGGGCTGCGCCGACATCGAGATCGGCGGCGACAACAAGCACTTCACAACCAAGAAAGGCCATACCGTGCGCGAGGGCGAGTGGATCACGCTCAACGGCACCAAGGGCCTCGTGTACGAAGGCGGCCTCGCGCTTATCGACGTGGACCTTGCCGCCAACGCCACCTACAAAGACTTCATGGCGCTCGTTGACAAGGCGCGCGTGCTCAACGTGCACACCAACGCCGACACGCCCAAGGACGCGAAGAAGGCGGTGGAGTTCGGCGCCGAGGGCATCGGGCTGTTCCGCACCGAGCACATGTTCTACGGCGAGGGCTCCGACAAGCCGCTGTTCCTGCTGCGCAAGATGATCATGAGCAAGACGCTCGACGAGCGCAAGGCCGCCCTGGCCGAGCTGTTCCCGTATGTCAAAAACGACATCAAGGCCACCATGGAGGCCATGGGCGGCAGGCCGGTCACCATCCGGCTGCTCGACCCGCCGCTGCACGAGTTCGTGCCGCACGCGGCCGATAAGCTCGCCGCGCTCGGCAGGGAACTCCACGTTGACGAAACGGAACTGCACAAGCGCGCCGAGGGCCTGCGCGAGAACAACCCCATGCTCGGCCACCGCGGCGTGCGCCTGGGCATCACCTATCCCGAGATCACCGAGATGCAGGTGCGCGCGATCCTCGAAGCGGCCGGCGAGCTCATCAAGGAGGGCAAGAAGGCCTATCCGGAGATCATGATCCCGGTGACGTGCACAGTCGCGGAGATCAACGACCAGAAGGTGATCGTTGACAGGGTATACCCGGAAGCGTGCGTCAAGGTGGGGCTCAAGGATATCCCGTTCATGTACGGGACCATGATCGAGATCCCGCGCGCCGCGCTCACCGCGAACAAAATGGCTTCCACCGCCGAGTTCTTCTCGTTCGGCACCAACGACCTCACGCAGATGGGCTTCGGCTTTTCGCGCGACGACATCGGCAGCTTCCTGCCCGACTATCTCAACAAGAAGACCCTGCTTGCCGACCCGTTCCAGACCATCGACCAGGAGGGCATCGGCGAACTCATCAAGATCGGCATCGAGCGCGGACGCTCGGTGCGGCCCAAGCTCAAGGTGGGCATCTGCGGCGAGCACGGCGGCGACGCGGATTCGGTGAAGTTTTGCCACCGCGTGGGCATGAATTATGTTTCCTGTTCGCCGTTCCGCGTTCCCATTGCGCGGCTCGCCGCCGCGCAGGCGGCCGTCGAAGACGCGCAGAAGTTGAAAAAGCCTGCCGCGAAAAAGGCGGCAAAGGCGAAAAAGCCGGTTGCGAAACGGAAAAAGTAA
- a CDS encoding OmpA family protein gives MVRRTAMIAAAVAACLLIAMGCAKKVTKVQEPLQKPKAETVAPKPAEEQAVQLSDSFKVEDLDSKMKEVLVPVYFAYDKYDLLPESVSKLEKIAPFLQSNTAIRVLIEGNADERGSAEYNVGLGESRARTVKNYLTTYGIPDKRMEITSYGKERPAFPNCGADESCHAKNRRVEWKILAK, from the coding sequence ATGGTACGTCGAACAGCAATGATTGCAGCGGCCGTTGCCGCCTGTCTGTTGATCGCAATGGGATGCGCGAAGAAAGTGACCAAGGTGCAGGAGCCCCTGCAGAAGCCCAAGGCCGAGACCGTCGCGCCCAAGCCCGCCGAAGAGCAGGCCGTGCAGCTCAGCGATTCGTTCAAGGTGGAGGACCTCGACAGCAAGATGAAAGAAGTGCTGGTCCCGGTCTATTTCGCATACGACAAGTATGACCTGCTTCCCGAGAGTGTGTCGAAGCTCGAGAAGATCGCGCCCTTTCTGCAAAGCAACACCGCCATCCGCGTGCTCATCGAGGGCAACGCCGACGAGCGCGGTTCCGCCGAATACAACGTGGGCCTCGGCGAAAGCCGCGCCCGCACCGTGAAGAACTACCTCACCACCTACGGCATCCCCGACAAACGCATGGAAATCACCTCCTACGGCAAGGAACGGCCCGCGTTCCCCAATTGCGGCGCCGACGAGTCGTGCCATGCGAAAAACAGACGTGTTGAGTGGAAGATACTCGCTAAATAA
- a CDS encoding FKBP-type peptidyl-prolyl cis-trans isomerase has product MKKSLIILACAGLACLALFSCSSKQRMTELSSKQQKVSYTIGQDMGAYLKQMGLTIDRAALFQGIEDTLTGKKSLLTPEEAFRVKQEFSKTVQEEQTAKAKALGEKNSKEGEAFLAKNKTEKGVITTASGLQYMIEKQGAGPKPKASDLVTVNYRGTLVDGKEFDNSYKRGQPSTFAVGRVIPGWTEGLQLLPVGTKAKLFVPANLAYGERGAAPDIGPDATLIFEVEVLSVQPNKDYSPAVVQHIK; this is encoded by the coding sequence ATGAAAAAATCACTTATAATCCTGGCTTGCGCAGGGCTCGCATGCCTGGCGCTTTTCTCCTGCTCGTCAAAGCAGCGGATGACCGAGCTGTCGTCGAAGCAGCAGAAGGTGAGCTATACGATAGGCCAGGACATGGGCGCCTATCTCAAGCAGATGGGCCTCACCATCGACCGCGCCGCGCTGTTCCAGGGCATCGAAGACACCTTGACGGGAAAGAAATCCCTGCTCACGCCGGAGGAGGCATTCCGGGTGAAGCAGGAGTTCTCAAAAACCGTGCAGGAGGAACAGACCGCCAAGGCAAAGGCGCTCGGCGAAAAGAACTCCAAGGAGGGCGAGGCATTTCTGGCAAAGAACAAGACCGAAAAAGGCGTGATCACCACCGCCTCGGGCCTCCAATATATGATCGAGAAGCAGGGCGCCGGGCCCAAGCCCAAGGCGAGCGACCTGGTGACCGTGAATTACCGCGGCACGCTTGTTGACGGAAAGGAATTCGACAACTCCTACAAGCGCGGGCAGCCCTCCACCTTCGCGGTGGGCAGGGTGATCCCGGGATGGACCGAGGGCCTGCAGCTTCTGCCCGTGGGCACCAAGGCCAAGCTGTTTGTGCCCGCGAACCTCGCCTACGGGGAGCGCGGCGCGGCCCCGGACATCGGTCCGGACGCGACGCTCATTTTCGAGGTGGAGGTGCTGTCGGTGCAACCGAACAAAGATTATTCGCCGGCGGTGGTGCAGCATATAAAGTAA
- a CDS encoding serine/threonine-protein kinase → MNKAKAAVLGIGTLLLAALMFVRPLRLVDNVLYDMNFALSRGSAACDSVVIVGVDAQSISAMGAWPWPRAAIARLVDKLQSCSPRVVALDIIFPPKQEDLQGNDSLARAFAKVNNLLLPFRASFQPGDTGAVVPPEVFRQRFLMVTSKEKLGGLRLFSANRMDASDGAFAASAGRSGAINVTTNKVDQKLREIVHVIKAGDEYYPSFGLCAAAAYMGVKPDRFVFDGKPQVIVGDRHVPLSAYAGSALLHFRGRPGTIKTISAVQVLNGAVDPALLRDKLVFVGITDALAGADFFTTPAGPQFPGVELWATSAMDVLQGSWVRTAGAAGALVNILLALLIFPGLALVVPSKRKALMLAAGFAVVALSAGAGVFAFGKFHYFWNPAFQVYAWMFSVLYLAAAKGVPSIVETAALSFDVPPAADKDSLSPPQAQDFIRELPRSATAKHVSEQLTEAPAQAPDKIDETFTGSTVAERPAAAKGAAAPFAAKFQDLSGGKIVKFLGSGGMADVYLVWQPRLEVFRAVKVIKPGQSENLLARFETEIRILSKLQHPNIVQFYNVGEWYGLPFIEMEYVPGAAMDDVQKKCRVLTPQETAAVGALVCRALEYAHKKTAVIYGTSYKGVIHRDLKPANIMLSKSGRVKLTDFGIARPQDVSLHTMESGLVVGTLPYLAPEQMTGKEMTGRVDIYALGATLYEFLAGQRAFPQRELPALLSAKSTGQYKLLAADAVPKPLIAVIARAMAQKAEDRYESAAAMEQDLCRALRDMGAVSGYGILEGLVNRYFG, encoded by the coding sequence ATGAACAAGGCAAAGGCCGCGGTGCTCGGCATCGGGACGCTGCTTCTCGCGGCGCTGATGTTTGTGCGGCCGCTGCGGCTGGTCGACAACGTGTTGTACGACATGAATTTCGCGCTGTCCAGGGGATCGGCCGCGTGCGACTCGGTCGTGATCGTGGGCGTCGACGCGCAGAGCATCAGCGCCATGGGCGCCTGGCCGTGGCCGCGCGCCGCCATCGCGCGGCTCGTTGATAAATTGCAATCCTGCTCGCCGCGCGTGGTCGCCCTCGACATCATTTTTCCGCCCAAACAGGAGGACCTTCAGGGAAACGACAGCCTCGCGAGGGCGTTCGCAAAAGTAAACAATCTGCTCCTGCCGTTCCGCGCGAGCTTCCAGCCGGGCGACACCGGCGCCGTTGTGCCGCCGGAGGTGTTCCGGCAGCGCTTTCTGATGGTGACAAGCAAGGAGAAACTCGGCGGCCTGCGTCTTTTTTCCGCAAACCGGATGGACGCATCCGACGGCGCGTTTGCCGCGTCGGCCGGCCGGAGCGGGGCCATCAACGTCACCACGAACAAGGTCGACCAGAAGCTGCGCGAGATCGTGCACGTGATAAAGGCCGGCGACGAGTATTATCCGTCGTTCGGCCTGTGCGCTGCCGCCGCGTACATGGGCGTCAAGCCTGACCGGTTCGTATTCGACGGAAAGCCGCAGGTCATTGTCGGCGACAGGCATGTTCCGCTGTCGGCCTATGCCGGCAGCGCGCTCCTGCATTTCCGCGGAAGGCCGGGCACTATAAAGACCATTTCCGCGGTGCAGGTGCTCAACGGCGCGGTTGATCCGGCGCTGCTGCGCGACAAGCTGGTGTTCGTCGGCATCACCGACGCGCTTGCCGGCGCAGACTTCTTCACCACGCCGGCCGGGCCGCAGTTCCCGGGCGTTGAACTATGGGCCACTTCGGCAATGGACGTTCTGCAGGGATCGTGGGTCCGTACCGCCGGCGCCGCTGGCGCGCTTGTCAATATCCTTCTCGCGCTGCTCATTTTTCCCGGGCTCGCGCTCGTGGTGCCGTCAAAGCGGAAGGCGCTGATGCTAGCCGCGGGGTTTGCCGTGGTCGCGCTGAGCGCGGGCGCCGGCGTTTTCGCATTTGGAAAGTTCCATTATTTCTGGAACCCGGCCTTTCAGGTGTACGCGTGGATGTTCTCCGTTTTGTACCTTGCCGCGGCAAAGGGCGTTCCCTCGATCGTGGAGACCGCGGCGCTTTCGTTTGACGTGCCGCCGGCAGCGGACAAAGACTCGCTTTCGCCGCCCCAGGCGCAGGATTTCATCCGCGAGCTTCCCCGGTCTGCAACGGCAAAGCATGTGAGCGAGCAGCTCACCGAGGCGCCTGCGCAGGCGCCGGACAAAATCGATGAGACCTTTACAGGCTCCACCGTTGCCGAGCGTCCTGCCGCAGCAAAAGGCGCCGCTGCGCCTTTTGCTGCGAAGTTCCAGGACTTGAGCGGCGGCAAGATCGTGAAGTTCCTCGGCAGCGGCGGCATGGCCGACGTGTATCTCGTATGGCAGCCGCGGCTCGAGGTTTTCCGCGCGGTGAAGGTGATCAAGCCGGGCCAGTCGGAAAACCTGCTCGCGCGCTTCGAGACCGAGATTCGCATTCTGTCAAAGCTCCAGCACCCGAACATCGTGCAGTTCTACAACGTGGGCGAGTGGTACGGCCTCCCGTTCATCGAGATGGAATACGTGCCGGGCGCGGCAATGGACGACGTGCAGAAAAAATGCCGGGTGCTTACCCCGCAGGAGACCGCGGCCGTCGGCGCGCTCGTGTGCCGCGCGCTCGAATACGCGCACAAAAAGACCGCCGTGATTTACGGCACGTCGTACAAGGGCGTGATCCACCGCGACCTGAAGCCGGCCAACATCATGCTCAGCAAGAGCGGCCGCGTCAAGCTCACCGATTTCGGCATCGCCCGCCCCCAGGACGTGAGCCTGCACACCATGGAAAGCGGCCTTGTGGTGGGAACGCTGCCGTACCTCGCGCCCGAGCAGATGACCGGCAAGGAAATGACCGGCCGCGTGGACATCTACGCGCTCGGCGCCACGCTCTACGAGTTCCTGGCGGGCCAGCGCGCGTTCCCGCAGCGCGAGCTGCCGGCCCTTCTTTCCGCAAAGTCAACCGGCCAATACAAGCTGCTGGCCGCCGACGCCGTTCCCAAGCCGCTCATCGCGGTGATCGCAAGGGCAATGGCGCAGAAGGCCGAAGACCGCTACGAATCGGCCGCGGCAATGGAGCAGGACCTGTGCAGGGCGCTGCGGGACATGGGAGCGGTGTCGGGGTACGGTATTCTGGAGGGATTGGTGAATAGATATTTTGGATAA
- a CDS encoding PHP domain-containing protein — MLSVDFHSHTHFSKCGLHSIVEMLATAKARGLVALAITDHGPKLEGGPPTTFWDRLKEPVEGIRLLKGLESNIVSDEGDIDFPQKMLKYADIVLLGLHPPLPTGKPPGHNTALLLRALEKNPFVDIVTHPEDVHYPLEFDRLAAFAKERGIALECNNSKVLNGRVMPERMIELLDSCKRAGCRVAVNSDAHALGEVGRDDSVRPLLKAAGFPEKLVVNSTAESAFAFVEERRKVKRLWIQKRDKDAK; from the coding sequence ATGCTTTCCGTTGACTTCCATTCCCACACACACTTCTCCAAATGCGGCCTGCATTCAATTGTCGAAATGCTGGCCACGGCAAAGGCGCGCGGACTTGTCGCGCTTGCCATCACCGACCACGGCCCGAAGCTCGAGGGCGGGCCGCCCACCACGTTCTGGGACAGGTTGAAAGAACCAGTCGAGGGCATCCGGCTGCTCAAGGGACTCGAATCCAACATTGTCTCCGACGAAGGTGACATTGACTTTCCGCAAAAGATGCTCAAATACGCCGACATCGTCCTGCTCGGCCTGCATCCCCCTCTTCCAACAGGAAAACCGCCGGGGCACAACACCGCGCTTCTGCTGCGCGCCCTCGAAAAGAACCCGTTCGTCGACATCGTGACGCATCCCGAGGACGTGCACTATCCGCTGGAATTCGACAGGCTCGCCGCATTCGCAAAGGAGCGCGGGATCGCCCTGGAATGCAATAACTCCAAAGTGCTGAATGGCCGCGTCATGCCCGAGCGCATGATCGAATTGCTTGACTCATGCAAACGCGCCGGTTGCAGGGTCGCCGTGAACTCCGACGCGCACGCGCTCGGCGAGGTCGGCCGCGACGATTCGGTGCGGCCGTTGCTGAAGGCGGCGGGGTTTCCCGAGAAGCTCGTCGTCAATTCCACGGCCGAATCGGCGTTTGCATTTGTGGAGGAGAGAAGAAAGGTGAAGCGGTTGTGGATTCAAAAAAGAGACAAAGATGCAAAGTAA
- a CDS encoding radical SAM protein, translating to MIHPASYTFLSESDWNSRISAAESLASPCMLCPRKCSVDRRAGKKGICGAGSELFISSIFPHHGEEPPISGTRGSGTVFFSFCSLRCCFCQNYQISQEGEGEHYSEEKLAEKMFWLQETGVHDINFVTPTHYLPNILRSLKIAASKGLWLPVVWNSSGYELAETLVPLRGVVDIYLPDMKYGSNESSMRYCKAPDYVENNQAAIREMFRQVGPLKTDKDGIAYRGMCVRHLVLPEGRAFSEKVLEFLAATFDPADIFISLMAQFRPMFKADNFPELRRGISRREYETVQYYCERLGFNGFFQEILALDESFCIDFKTRKSEPLTGK from the coding sequence ATGATCCATCCCGCCTCCTACACCTTTCTTTCCGAATCCGACTGGAACTCCCGCATCTCCGCCGCCGAATCTCTTGCATCTCCCTGCATGCTTTGTCCCCGCAAATGCAGCGTAGACCGGCGTGCGGGAAAGAAAGGAATCTGCGGCGCGGGTTCTGAACTTTTTATCTCAAGCATTTTCCCCCATCACGGCGAGGAGCCTCCCATTTCGGGAACGCGCGGCTCGGGCACGGTGTTTTTCTCCTTTTGCTCTTTGCGCTGCTGCTTCTGCCAGAATTATCAGATTTCGCAGGAGGGCGAGGGAGAACATTATTCTGAAGAGAAGCTTGCGGAGAAAATGTTCTGGCTTCAGGAGACGGGCGTACATGACATCAACTTCGTGACGCCCACGCATTATTTGCCGAACATTCTCCGGTCGCTTAAAATCGCGGCGTCAAAAGGTCTTTGGCTTCCCGTTGTCTGGAACTCAAGCGGCTATGAACTGGCCGAGACGCTTGTGCCGCTTCGGGGAGTGGTTGATATTTACCTTCCGGACATGAAATACGGGTCAAACGAATCCTCAATGCGCTATTGTAAAGCGCCCGATTACGTGGAAAACAACCAGGCAGCCATACGCGAGATGTTCCGCCAGGTGGGGCCGCTCAAAACGGATAAAGACGGCATCGCGTACAGGGGAATGTGCGTTAGGCATCTTGTGTTGCCCGAGGGAAGGGCGTTTTCCGAAAAAGTCTTGGAATTCCTCGCCGCCACATTCGATCCGGCCGATATTTTCATAAGCCTCATGGCGCAGTTCCGGCCCATGTTCAAGGCGGACAATTTTCCCGAACTGCGTCGCGGCATTTCACGGCGGGAATACGAAACGGTGCAGTATTACTGCGAGCGGCTCGGGTTCAACGGGTTTTTCCAGGAAATTCTGGCGCTTGACGAAAGCTTCTGCATCGATTTTAAGACAAGGAAGAGTGAACCGTTGACCGGGAAATAA
- the thpR gene encoding RNA 2',3'-cyclic phosphodiesterase: MHRLFIAIDFPDETRDAIANICFGVPGAKWVSKDQLHLTIRFIGDADDGLFSEIAQTMHDVNASRFNLTLKGVGYFPPHKKPNVLWVGIEQSEGLMLLRDEVEGLLEELGLEPEARKFSPHLTVARLRPEAPLSKITGFLSANNLFKAEDVPITEFHLYSSVLMPAGAVHTIEESYQLL, translated from the coding sequence ATGCACCGCCTGTTCATCGCAATAGACTTTCCCGACGAGACGAGGGATGCCATCGCCAACATCTGCTTTGGCGTGCCCGGCGCAAAATGGGTTTCCAAAGACCAGTTGCATCTCACCATCCGTTTTATCGGCGACGCCGACGACGGCCTGTTTTCGGAAATCGCCCAGACCATGCACGACGTGAATGCTTCCCGCTTCAATCTCACGCTCAAGGGCGTGGGATATTTTCCGCCGCATAAAAAACCGAACGTGCTCTGGGTGGGCATCGAGCAAAGCGAGGGGCTCATGCTGCTGCGCGACGAGGTAGAAGGCCTGTTGGAAGAGCTCGGGCTCGAGCCCGAGGCCAGGAAATTCAGCCCGCACCTGACTGTTGCGCGGCTGCGCCCGGAGGCGCCGCTCTCGAAAATCACCGGATTCTTATCCGCGAACAATCTTTTTAAGGCGGAGGACGTGCCTATCACGGAATTTCATTTGTATTCGAGCGTGCTCATGCCGGCCGGGGCGGTGCATACGATCGAGGAATCGTATCAATTGTTGTAG
- a CDS encoding transglycosylase SLT domain-containing protein, translated as MSYHYLEVIQGIEKGRRYLLSDGAISVGRSSQNTLPLHSSEKSVSGHHAIIYKNGDRITLQDLESTNGTYVNEEKVGERELSPGDMLGFGKAGPRLKLIRSETEPDLSAGARPGMVSAESTSVRTVEDEMQQYAKKPPSETTGKEDQELITKVKLRMPREAGFSGGSQTMDMEKKILEKKLGASDMQKLMRDEKRVDKIIERGKISDTQASMLRTAAVAHRRSSKQWVVILCAVVAVSITAISFFAIRAYQYKSLLSKGLSLRAKLDAYEAQIEAANKDPDANRRKLDSLINELDKAKTQLSAVKKDVHENDFGKFYSDPLEKTIDEVLMRFGETDYHIPKEMVDRVRYHIGVYSGDLHATIAKYIGRKEKYFSMIRRIFHAANLPEDLAYVSMLESGFNPRALSHAGARGMWQFMTETGRRYGLKIEGGVDERCEPEKATHAAAKYFRELIAIFGGKSSVMLAMAAYNAGEARVVGALRKIDNPMRNRDFWYIYRMGYLAEETNEYIPRVIALLIISEHPDQYGFTAIPAAPTEQADAENDFIPLDNFKDKE; from the coding sequence ATGAGCTACCATTATCTCGAAGTCATCCAGGGCATTGAAAAAGGCCGCCGCTACCTTCTTTCCGACGGCGCAATCAGCGTGGGCCGCAGCTCGCAGAACACGTTGCCGCTCCATTCGAGTGAAAAAAGCGTTTCCGGCCACCATGCCATCATTTACAAAAACGGCGATCGGATAACCCTGCAGGACCTCGAAAGCACCAATGGCACATACGTCAACGAGGAAAAGGTGGGGGAGCGCGAGCTCTCGCCCGGCGACATGCTCGGGTTCGGTAAAGCGGGCCCGCGGCTGAAACTCATAAGGTCCGAGACCGAGCCGGACCTCTCGGCGGGCGCAAGACCCGGCATGGTGTCGGCCGAATCGACGAGCGTACGCACCGTGGAAGACGAAATGCAGCAATACGCCAAAAAGCCGCCTTCCGAGACTACGGGCAAGGAAGACCAGGAGCTTATCACCAAGGTGAAGCTCAGGATGCCCAGGGAGGCGGGGTTTTCCGGCGGGTCGCAGACCATGGACATGGAAAAAAAAATCCTGGAGAAGAAACTCGGCGCGAGCGACATGCAGAAGCTCATGCGCGACGAGAAGCGCGTTGACAAGATCATCGAACGGGGCAAGATCAGCGACACGCAGGCGTCAATGCTGCGCACCGCGGCGGTCGCGCACCGGCGGTCGTCGAAACAATGGGTCGTCATCCTGTGCGCCGTGGTGGCCGTTTCAATAACGGCCATTTCTTTTTTCGCCATACGGGCATACCAGTACAAGTCGCTTCTGTCAAAGGGCCTTTCGCTGCGCGCCAAGCTCGACGCCTACGAGGCGCAGATCGAGGCCGCCAACAAGGACCCGGACGCCAACCGGCGCAAGCTCGATTCGCTCATCAACGAACTTGACAAGGCAAAGACGCAGCTTTCCGCGGTGAAGAAAGACGTGCACGAAAACGACTTCGGCAAGTTCTACTCCGACCCGCTCGAAAAGACCATCGACGAGGTGCTCATGCGGTTCGGCGAGACCGACTACCACATCCCCAAGGAAATGGTGGACCGCGTGCGGTACCATATCGGCGTTTACTCGGGCGACCTGCACGCCACCATCGCAAAGTACATCGGCCGCAAGGAAAAATATTTTTCCATGATCAGGCGCATTTTCCACGCCGCCAACCTGCCCGAAGACCTCGCCTACGTCTCCATGCTCGAGAGCGGTTTCAACCCGCGCGCCCTGTCGCACGCCGGCGCGCGCGGCATGTGGCAGTTCATGACCGAGACCGGCAGGCGCTACGGCCTGAAGATCGAAGGCGGCGTCGACGAGCGGTGCGAGCCGGAAAAGGCAACGCACGCCGCGGCGAAATATTTCAGGGAGCTCATCGCCATCTTCGGCGGCAAAAGCTCGGTGATGCTGGCCATGGCCGCCTACAACGCGGGCGAGGCCCGCGTGGTGGGCGCGCTGCGCAAGATCGACAATCCCATGCGCAACCGCGACTTCTGGTACATTTACAGAATGGGATACCTCGCCGAGGAGACCAACGAATACATCCCGCGCGTCATCGCGCTGCTCATCATCTCGGAACACCCGGACCAGTACGGGTTCACGGCAATCCCCGCGGCGCCGACGGAACAGGCGGATGCGGAGAATGATTTTATACCGCTGGATAATTTTAAGGATAAAGAATAA